Within the Pieris napi chromosome 10, ilPieNapi1.2, whole genome shotgun sequence genome, the region CAGGATACAGGATGATAATGGTATGTTCCTTGTTAATTAACAtgaaaaatagcctttattaattatttaataagcttatcattttatttttacctttGAGTTAGTTGGTGTAGGTAGTTCAACAAAaagattttgaatttaataactCATATAAACATAACTTATAATTACTTACACACatcattgtaaataaatttaatgttcagTTTCATAGCAACCCTTTTATGAAACCTGTAACATCTTAATTTTGGATGAAAAATTTGGTTCTCTTTACCAATACAGttatgataatttaataaaatctttataggAAGAAGTGCCTACATCGGTCTAGGTTTTGGTGATCGGTCAGATTCTTTTGACTTAAATGTGTCACTGCAAGAtcactttaaatatattaaaaaaggtcAAGAGACTGATGAAGGATCTCAACAACAACTAGACTTGAGTTTCAAAGAAGGTGAAACTATCAAGATAAATATGAAGATAACGgtaatagtattttaatttatctttaaatgtaaacttacattgattaaatttatgtatctaTTATTCTAAGTTTGTTGCTGTTTCTATTGTGATGACACAATAAAACTATAGACCAtttcattattcttatttttcttgAGAAATGGGTAATTTAACTTCTGTCACTACTAGAAtgtacatttagttttttatttacctagGAAGCATCATCGTGGACACCTGTTGAATAAATAACTAGAATATCaaggttaaaaataatttaatgatgaGGAAATCTGATTTCAGAAAAAGGATGGTAGTGAGGCTAGTAGGCCACGGCGCACAGGAGGTGGGTCTGTAGGTCTACTACCGCCTCCTCCAGGTGGCTCCAAACTCCCACCACCGCCCTCTCCCCAACATGTACCAACGCCAGCTACTGCTGGTACTGAATGGGGAGACTTTAACTCTGCTGGGTAAGTCATTGGAATATTACTCATCTggtgtatatttaattaccatatacatttaaattttattattttcttttctcatAATGTAGTTTTTACCtgacttaaaaaaacaaacatgtaaatttttgtatcataaaCCTATAGCTTGATTGCGGTACTTTATAAGACTCATTCCATATTTGTTACAGAGCCACAAGCCAAAAGCCAACAACACCCGCTAATCAACAGAACTGGGtacaattttgaaaatgtCTATTTCTGAATTTATACGTTGATTTCTGTAAAGTATAGAGTTGCAATGCACAATACTTAcgtaaattacttaatatattttaagacagTTAGCCAGTTAGTTTGCAAAATCAAGTTATTCTCTCAAGCAATAACGTAATTTAGTCTGAAACATAACCATtattcatagaaaaatatgttttgtcaCATTCATTAGGAATTAAATGTTGAAAGAAAACACCTATATCCAATATGGTTTAagcattttagttttttttgactatgtatttaaaaaaagtttaattgttGGATAGTGCTAAAACATAAGCacaattaatattcataaactAAACTTTTGATAGATAGATGATAGATGAAGaatgtttaaaagaaaatcttatttgtaaaaacaaaGGTTTATCTAGCTTAGCTTTAGCTTTAATGATAAATCCTTTTGTAACTGTCAAAAGATGTGTTTGTGTTGAGACACTATCTATACACAAAcctgtattaattaaaaagatacTTGATATTCTTTAGCCCGCTACTTTGCTGCAAATTTTAGaaacaaatagaaataaataataaacaaatggtTTTTTTCTCAGGaatgttacattattttatattaagcctattattatttttatatgattacTCTAAACTCATCAATGCATACGAGATATGGAATCTAGAAAAGAGAACTCATTATTTGTGTAGGTTggagatttttatatattgtctGCACCATGACAGCTAcctgaataatattttaagtttaattaactttGAATACcgaatttacttaaaatatattctgacctgaaatgtttataaaaatgtgtttaaaatgtaatagaaATGTCATAGGACTTGCCAAATTTGACAGTTATGTTTGTAAGatataaacattgtatgtagagttaaatttaaaatgagatACTTATATAAACACGTTACGTTCACACTTCAAATAAAagactttaaaattttataactaagtaaaaaaattcagttaaaatatcatatattgTGCTTTCAACCAAATTAAAACAAGTCCGAAGGTTATTCGAccggtatattttttaaattacaataaactttattattattgttacatgAGACACATCGCACATTAGCTatggtaaaaacaaaattgcgCCATTTTCCTCGTTCTTGAAAGATGACAGTTGACTGATTGATGTTCTTTCAGGTGTTCAcgtgatattattttattttaaagaagcCGTGAGTTGGGTTGGGAGGTAATAAGTTTGCGTGTCACACGTGCGAAGTGtgaaagtaatatattttatttgtagctGTTAGGTATGTTAGGtttaattttgtgtacatATGTACCTATAAACATTAatctgtatattatgtattacttGTAATTTAACCACAACGTATTCCCGGCTAATGTGTGACcaaatttttttgttcaaGTTAAATTACTAAAAGTTATACCTGAGATAAAAAGACGGGTACAATATAATCCtgtttagtatatttaaattataatgtaagtAGTTTCCGTAGAATTTTCAGTAGTTATTAATAGAATGTTGCTAATCATGAGATATCAGGTAGGACAAATAAACTATGTATAAACAATctttattttcatacataaaGAATTTCATGttctacaaaatatttgatggtgtacaaaataaatgatcaGTTATAcatgcatttttatttctatcatccccttgattttttatttatgcttacGAAACGTTACTATTCAAGTTTTTCAAACATGTTCTTATATATACAGTTACTCTTTatttcgttataacgaaaaacTATCTATAAggtaaaaaaaagatataatttGGTTGGATTAACACAAACccataaaataattcagtcTTTATTACGCAACAGCCACTCTCTATTAcgaagatatattttaatatttagacatcaacaacatacttaaagttaagtgtaattgtttttaaatacagattacaaaactaacctaTTTAGGTGGTCCCTCTTTcgtctcgcctttgttattgttaattgcattacCAAGTGTGCCGAAGAAAAAggctcggtcccttgaaattcgttatagagagtttaCAGTGTTGCAGTTACCtcaaataagtttaaggaattaaatattatgacactatttgaatatattcttaaagccttgtatgtacaaaaaatgtaacgattttaaaatcaaatggTGACTCACCAGTATAACACTCGAAACAGAACAAATCTaagcgtacgaccaaccaggctctagaagataaaccactccttaagtggaaattgtattcgtttttacaaatacccaagcgaaattagataattatcactgaataaattaaaaactcgtaaaacgttataataaataaattgtttctttttatttaattaactgttTCCTGCGCCTGAAATTGGTTGGGGTTGATATATACCCCTCCCCCACAATgatctttaaaacattaaaatatttttagttatgttTGTAGTGTGTAcatagttaataattttgtttagttcGTTGCTTAATAGTATTCCAACAATAATAACTggttttcttaaaatacaattaattacgTTTTTACTGTATTTCGCACAGTACGTTGTCGATGTAAAGAATATTGAAGCGAACTACGATGGGCGACATAGGAATTCCATTAGCAGGATCAAACGCGTGGAGAGCGGAAAGTGCTTCGTgaattttaatagttattttattcatatttcttaCCTAAATAAGTACGGACACCAATTATATCTTTAGAAGAAtgatcattattataatttttgttcattatttaaattaaatttttgtgaaCGTGAAAATAATCTCGACGCGATGTATCGAAGTCCTAACATCGAgcacaaaatgtttttttatgaaataaagtaCATCGTAAAATATGTCTGTCTCTCTTTTTCTTAAAAACGATGGAGAGGCTGGGGGACCTGGAGATACGCAGCCGGGTATCGCTATCCAAATTCCTACACCCTAATCAACATGCCTACAGTTCGGGCAAATCAACGGACTCATCACTCCACAGCGTCGTGTCTCGCATTGGCAACTCCCTGAAGTTAAAGCAGTCAACCCTTGGTGCATTCATTGACATCGAAGGTGCTTTTGACAAAACAAACTTCACGAGTATAACCAGAGCACTAAGGTCATGTGGAGTACCATCAACCCTTATAGAATGGGTAAACAACATGCTAAAACAACGAGCTATACAGTTCACGGTAAACTCCACAACACGAGGCATTGTCAGCAGAGGATGTCCGCAGGGAGGTGTTCTATCGCCGCTACTGTGGAACCTTGTGGTTAATGAACTAATCACAAAACTCAACGCTGACAATCTCTTCACTGTGGGATATGCTGATGACATAGCAATCTTGATATCTGGGAACTTTGAAAGCACCTTATGCGACCTCATGAGACGAGCTTTCAAAGTGATTGAGAGATGGTGCAATGAGCACGAGTTATCTGTCAACCCATCAAAAACAGAACTAATACTTTTTACCAACCGAAGAGTTCTTGGACCGTACAAACTTCCGAAACTCTTCAACACTGAACTCATTCTCAAGAATGAAATCAAGTACCTAGGTGTGATTTTGGACAGTAAACTGCTCTGGAACAAACATCTAGAACACAAACTAAACAAAGCAACGATCGCCTTTTATCAATGCAAAAAGATGCTAGGCGTGAAATGGGGCCTATCGCCTAAGATAACATTATGGATATACACTGCCATAATTAGGCCAATGCTTGCCTATGGAGCCCTTGTTTGGTGGCCCAGAACAGAACTTCAAACGGCAATTACCAAACTCGGACGCTTCCAGAGGCTTGCTTTGTCCGCTGCTAGCGGTTGCATGAAAACAACACCAACCGCAGCAATGGAGATGGCCCTGCAGATCTTACCCCTGGACCTACACATACAGCAGGAGGCAGCCCTGGCTGCTATCAGGCTTATGGTACTGGATCTTGGGGAAAAAATCACTACAGTACACACACAGCGATTCTCAACAGGGCAACAGAGTATCAACCTCTTATTGCTGCGCCCTGTGATAGAATCACTaaccaattaatatttaacaggaAATATCATATACAACTGAGAGAAGAGGAACATGACCGGTCGACCGTGAATGAGCTACGTATATATACAGATGGATCCAAAACAGGGTCTGGCTCAGGCGCTGGCATATTCTCTCTTGATCTCAACATCAACATACACCTACCCTTGGGCACACAGAGCACGATCTTTCAATGTGAATGTGTCGCCTTAACCGAAGCAGCCAGAGCCGTGCAGCGGCTAGGGATTAATGACTTTTGCATTAAATTCGTATCCGACAGTGCATCCGTGCTGATGGCGCTCGGAAACAAAAAAACCAACAGCAAACTAATACTGGAGTGTCATGAAGCACTGGAGGCTATAACCCGAACCAATAGGGTTACCTTACAGTGGATAAAGGGACACAGTGGATCTCTCGGCAATGATGCTGCGGACGAGCTTGCGAGAAGAGGCTCCGGAATGATGCCTGCTGGCCCGTATCCGCTCCTTCCTCTGCCCTTCTCGCTGGTGCGAACCTGGATCCGCCAGAGATCCGCTGAACTCCAGCAACAACGATGGTCGCATGGTGCGGCCTGCAGACAGTCCAAAGTGGCTCTGCCAGCAGTAAACCCGCAACTGACAAAGCGACTACTTAACTTAAATAGAaccaaccttaaaataatgatagggaCAATAACGGGTCATTGCCTcctaaataaacatctttttatcctaggcgcgacagacagccccctgtgcagaggctgtttcagcgcagaagaaacagtcacccacgtagtcctggaatgcgaggctgtggctaatcaacgtgaaaaaatcctcggaacggtgaggtcgctccgggaagcctgtgaagtgcccaggagacttctgtgcttctggaaggagctaggctggctaaattagccaggactcgtacgcacaacggaccaaccacgagtctaattgcggaaAAAGGAGTCCTTCTACCCTAACCCCTAACCCTATGTCTAATGTCTATAGAAGTTAACGATAAAAATCATGCAAAAAATTCACTTTTTGTGCTTAAAAATGTTTCCAATTGTTAAGGACTTCGTGAAGCTACTACGTGCTCTTAGACAGCCGAATCGGTTTTACTGCGTTTTGCTAATTGACAAACAATACGTATTAAACGTAGACGCTTATTATTTGCAAAGGCTCTAGATGTTAATGTGTGggtaattgatttatttacacaagTAAGACAGCTCACTATATAAGGAAATGCAGCTGTAAATTCAACTCCAATATGTAAAATTGCGGTAAAAGTGTATATAATTCAACTTCGGaatgaaaagaaaatggttaaataaatagatttttaaaagcaattttATTCAGGAATTTTGCACTGTGTAAATTGAATGTGACTCAGTGTAAAGTCGATGTGTGCACTTTGCACGTAGAAGTCATTTCCTCTCCGGTAATAAATGGTATTTTCAGGTCAGGTTCTCATTCATTCAGTCCTTACAATGTAGCTACCAAGACAAGAATAGACCGTTCATATTATCACAAAAATATTCCTATATGTGTTATATCCTAATAATTGCTCTTCGTCCTTTATTGTACGATATTAAGATATAAGAATTTcactaattataattaactgttCTATTCCTAGAAGGTGTGTGCCATATAAATCTTCACCTGTAATTGACATCGCTTAAAATCTTGTGAAACTTCACAAGATTTTTGCAATTCCTGGAAGAGTCGTgcaactataaatataaataaataaactatatgcTTGTTCAGGATTACCTTATGTAATGTATGGGGACAGTTTTTAAACGCATAATTTCATACAGAAGATTTTTACCCACACGTGACGCCGATGTAATGTATGCCAATACAAGTGGGCTGAAAAGTAGGTAGGTTAACAtggaaaaaatctttttttctGATTATTCGATATGGCCTTCGAGAGTGATACAACGATTTTAGCGGTCATACAATTTTTCGATACCATTAGTCGATTTGTCTTTAGCCTCAAAAGCTTCAGTTTCGGGGATTACCTCTTCATCAGCGCACAATTTCTGTCCAGCGAGCATGCTCTTGAAGAGATAGGAAATGGATACGGTGGATACGGAAGCAATTCAAAGCCGTGAAATTTTGCCatcgttttatttgatatgtGACACGGTTTTTTGTCTTGATGAAACGGCACTTTCTTATTAGCTAGTTATATTACCTTAGTAACAGTTTTAGTACTTTTAATTAGCGCTAAGCTGAATAGACTACAGTGGTAGAACTTAAGTCAAGACCCGAGGcacattaaacaatattaaatgagatttatcGTAAGCAAGATTTTAATCATAGCTCTCCGAGGACGGCCCCGTCATGGCATTAACATAATTCAATTCTGACTAAACAATGATGAAGATAACTGAGTTACTGTGACAAAACAGAAGGATATGCTCAAGATGCAGATTTATAGTAGAGAGGAATTGTTTATAGGTTAAAAGAGTATTTGATGTTTGTTAATAATCTTGAATCTACATATTGATTTAAGATTCCTCTAATTACAACGCTTCCTGTCATCCATGTTGGCCAGTGATGTTTTTCCtcgaatttttgaaattataagtGATATAATCATTCGGAAAGCCATCGAAATGATTGATACATGACATTGATTTTGTCGATTGTCTCCAAAACCCTGCTTCTTGATATTCCATTAAACCACTCTGGGTCGAGATATAAGTACGACCATGTGTCAGAAATATATTGGATTTATACAGGGtagccaaaaagtcgtggatcaaacgcaactaGGGGAtggatgaggtcatcagctgcaaaaaattgttctacgggaggtcccTAAGCttaacccctgcagagttataatttattttgcgtttttataagaaaattgactttttttactaattcttattaaaattctaaaaaaaaattgcagcTGAaaacctcatctatcccctagtTGCGTTTGATctacgactttttggccacctgTATATCAAGAGTCTAGTCTAGAGTCTAAATAACCATTACATTAGCTAAATGACATCCCACAAAGATGTGACAAAGAAATACCGAATGTTGTGCTAAAACAACACACGGTTGTGATGCACAAAgctttgtatttaatttgcaTCGCTGTAATTCCTCTGTCGCTGGCCACTGGAGCACGATTCATGACGAGTTTAATTTCGTCTCTGTTTATGTCATATTTTATAGATCTTTTCAttacgtttttaaattaaatatcccGAAAGATATGTATTGCGTCGTTTTGTGtaggaataaatttattctcgAAAACTACTTTTTGCTGTTTATTGAagcaatatttttcaagtgAAACGCAGTAGAGTTtgtgaaatattataaaatctaaacAGGCCGATGGGATGGCaatgtattaatttgtttatcttTTCAACTGTTTCACGTCCATTATCGGTAAAGTAGGGTCGTTCCATTAGTATTCAATATCTCGATTGGATTGATTTCCAAATACAGAGTAACTTTGAGTTTGGAGTGAATAATTCAGCGATAACGTTTATCTTAGAACCATCTATGTTATGTCAGAATTTACAACATTGGTACTTAAAGTATAATTGAACATCTATATTAATTGCTTTGCTTGTCTGTATTTGACTTTGAAATACGGTCTAAGATCCCACAGCTCTATTCTGCAGCTATGTATTTTTTGATGaagtcaattttaaataaatgttgagGGAGTGAGCAATGGATAGCCGCAGTCAcctgtaattaatttttgtataaatgaaTCTTCATAAAttgcaacatttttttagtaaaaaaaattggttcgCTTTTTTCATTCAGCCCCAAAGTTAGGGTTgcctgtttattttatttttctttttgtccTTTTTTAATGCTCTCGTAAAGAAATGGTTTGCTTAAACCTATAcgaacataaaaaaacttaaaagaaatattaaaaaaaaatcaggaCCATTTATTGTttggtaagttttatttacgCATTATTTGACATTCTTAGGTAGTagaaaataacattttctttaaataggTCGCGTGTTagattgaaaacaaaatgtatctgTGCAATTCAAAACAGTCTAAATACGCTGCTTGTTAGCGGTTTCTCTCCGTTACAGCATAAACGAATATTCACAGGAGACAAATGAGCACTTTAGTTAAGACAGTGTAATTacaatgatttaatatttataattaaggaTATGTATTGCTATGACTCGTTTGCGTTGACAATAATTAAGCTGTATCtagaaaaataagtttttgtgtTACAAATGTGTATATTACCTACTGCTTCAATATTATCAATACTTCTTGGTTGTAGCTcgttaaaacaaaacaaaataagcgATAAAGAGaagcggagagtttcttgttAGTTCAGGTCGTCCGCTCTACGCCCATAATTTGAGAGAAATGTAAAtcttgaataattaaattatttattgacgtACATAAGTGAACATTAATTTGGACAGCTCAATCGTGATTTTTGTAGTtcttgtattgttttgtattgcatcgcaattcatgaatccgtgagattagcttttaacattttagttttttttaattactttagattaaggttggtgattctaattttttttataatgtttggTTATGCTTGCACTTTACccatcatatttctttttttagtttttgtccttactagggttgcctggaagcgATCGCTttttagcgataaggccgcccgtagcatcctttataatttttacgtgttatttgtttttctataaatgtaacgaaatgtaaataaataaacattactttacctatat harbors:
- the LOC125053030 gene encoding NECAP-like protein CG9132; protein product: MDTYESVLLVKNEVFVFKIPPKTTNRGYRAADWNLQEPQWTGRMRLVAKGDELVMKLEDKASGELFAKCPIDKYPGVALEAVTDSSRYFVVRIQDDNGRSAYIGLGFGDRSDSFDLNVSLQDHFKYIKKGQETDEGSQQQLDLSFKEGETIKINMKITKKDGSEASRPRRTGGGSVGLLPPPPGGSKLPPPPSPQHVPTPATAGTEWGDFNSAGATSQKPTTPANQQNWVQF